Part of the Pseudoliparis swirei isolate HS2019 ecotype Mariana Trench chromosome 3, NWPU_hadal_v1, whole genome shotgun sequence genome, AATATCAAGTATTACtatgtatttctcttttttgtttatattgttaCAGTGCTTGGGAACACAGTTGTGATGGCAGTAATATACTTGGATCATAATCTGAGAACTCCAAAATATATTGCAGTCTTTAATCTTGCATTTGTGGACTTGTTTGGTAGCTCTGCTCTGGTGCCGAAGCTTCTTGACATCTTCCTGTTTaaccatccctccatcccctacAACGAATGCTTGACATTCCTTTTTTTCTGCTACAGCTGCCTTTGCATGCAGTCATTTAATCTGGTTGCTCTTTCCTATGACAGACTAATTGCCATCATGTTCCCTCTGCACTATCAGGTGAAGCTGACCAACAGGTTCATGCTGACAATGATTGGCTCTTTCTGGGTCTTTGTTATAATTGCTGTACTCATTTCAGTTGGCCTTCTCACAAGACTTTCCATCTGTAAATCTGTGGTTATTAACAGTTATTTCTGTGACCATGGCCAGATATTCAGGCTTGCATGTAATGACTATTCCCCCAGTTCTATGGTTAGTTTTGTGTACCctgcttttattttttggcttccATTCATTTTCATCTTGTTAAGTTATCTATATATTGGGTACACTTTGGCTAAAGTGGCGACGGTTCAAGAAGGTCTCAAGGCCTTTAAAACATGCATAAGTCACCTCTCATTGGTGACAATATATTTCATTCCACTGTTAATCACATTTACTCTGATGGAAAAAATACATCCAAATGCCAGGATCATGAACCTGTCCTTGACCTCTATTTTTCCTCCCATGTTGAACCCAATTATTTATGTTCTGCAGACACAAGAAATCAAAGTATCAGTGAAAAAGTTATTGAAAATCAAAGGGAGATCAAAATCATAAAGAAATGAAGTATAACGTGACACTTTTCTTTGTTAAACATCAACTTGTTTGTTTCATATGCTGTACATTTGACATTGTAAATGATATAATGATCTAACATCATGCacatttttgaaaattaaaaaggaaataattgact contains:
- the LOC130190396 gene encoding olfactory receptor 1-like, coding for MNLFNSALGKNITFVHPAYFIIRGFSGILNIKYYYVFLFFVYIVTVLGNTVVMAVIYLDHNLRTPKYIAVFNLAFVDLFGSSALVPKLLDIFLFNHPSIPYNECLTFLFFCYSCLCMQSFNLVALSYDRLIAIMFPLHYQVKLTNRFMLTMIGSFWVFVIIAVLISVGLLTRLSICKSVVINSYFCDHGQIFRLACNDYSPSSMVSFVYPAFIFWLPFIFILLSYLYIGYTLAKVATVQEGLKAFKTCISHLSLVTIYFIPLLITFTLMEKIHPNARIMNLSLTSIFPPMLNPIIYVLQTQEIKVSVKKLLKIKGRSKS